The DNA window AGGTGCGCGACTCGGGCGTCGTCACCGCCGCCGCGCTGTCCCCGCAGCGCACCGCCGAGTTCTCCAAGGCCGTCGTGGACGCGGGCGTGGACATCTTCGTGATCCGCGGCACCACCGTGTCCGCGGAGCACGTCTCGGGCGCCGCCGAGCCGCTGAACCTGAAGCAGTTCATCTACGAGCTCGACGTCCCGGTCATCGTGGGCGGCTGCGCCACCTACACCGCCGCCCTGCACCTGATGCGCACCGGCGCGGCGGGCGTCCTGGTCGGCTTCGGCGGCGGCGCCGCGCACACCACCCGCAACGTGCTCGGCATCCAGGTCCCGATGGCGACCGCCGTCGCGGACGTGGCCGCGGCCCGCCGCGACTACATGGACGAGTCCGGCGGCCGGTACGTGCACGTGATCGCCGACGGCGGCGTGGGCTGGTCGGGCGACATCCCCAAGGCCGTCGCCTGCGGCGCCGACGCCGTGATGATCGGTTCCCCGCTGGCCCGCGCGACGGACGCGCCGGGCAAGGGCAACCACTGGGGCATGGAGGCCGTCCACGAGGACGTGCCGCGCGGCAAGAAGGTCGACCTGGGCACGGTCGGCACCACCGAGGAGATCCTCACCGGCCCGTCGCACACCCCGGACGGCTCGATGAACATCTTCGGCGCGCTGCGCCGCTCGATGGCCACCACCGGCTACAGCGAGCTCAAGGAGTTCCAGCGGGTCGAGGTCACGGTCGCGGACTCGCAGCACAGCCGCTGACGCTTCCCGTACCTACGCCGGAGGGCCGGCACCCCGCTCGGGGTGCCGGCCCTCCGGCGTACGCGGTGGCGCGGGGTCAGTCGCTGACCTTCTTGGCCGAACCGAAGGCGACGAAGCCGCCGATCGCGAGGAAGAGGAAGGACATGGCGTCCATGCTCTCCTTCCAGACGTCGTTCAGGCCGCTGACGCCCGCCTGGCCGAGGACCTCGCCCACGCCGACCTTGCCGTAGTCGGCCAGCACGAGCGCGATGAAGAAGAGCTGGCCGAGGTAGACGGCGCCGAGCGAGAGGACGGCGGCGACCACGGGCAGGACGGGGTTGCGTCCGCCGATCTTTCCGGCGGCGAGGCCCACGAGGAGGCCGACACCGGCCGCGGCGTAGCCGATCTCGCGGTCGATGGCGTTCATGATGCCGCCGTAGGCGCCGGCCGCGACCAGGGCCGCGACGACGGCGGCGACGATGCCGAGGCCGAGGTTGCCGGTGCGGGCCGGGGCCGGGGCGGCCGGGGCCTCGGTGAAGGAGTCGGGCGCCGGCGGCAGGAAGTTCTGGCTCATGTGGGAAATCCCCCCCAGGGATTCGGGCATGCGAACGCCCGGAGGGCGTAAGTGCGAGATAAGTGACGCCGCAGGCTAGCAGGCCGCACGGACATCCGTGAGGGGGAATTTCCGAAGTCAGAGCCGGTGGGCGGCGCCCGCCGGGCTGGCTCCTCGGGTGTCCAGGAGCAGCTGGGCCTTCACCGCGAGTCCTTGCAGGTCGTAGGTGCGGTGGTGCTGGAGGAGGATCGTCAGGTCGGCGTTGGCGGCGGCCTCGTACAGGGACTCGGCGCGCGGCACCGGCTGGTCCCTGACCCGCCAGCCCGTGATGAACGGGTCGTGGTAGCTGACGAGCGCCCCCAGGTCGAGCAGGCGGCTGGCGATTTCGCGCGCCGGGGAGCCCTCCTGGTCGGCGAGGTCGGGCTTGTAGGTGACGCCGAGGAGCAGGACGCGGGCGCCGCGCGCGGATTTGCCGTGCTCGTTCAGCAGGGTGGCGGAACGCTGGATGACGTATTGCGGCATCCGGTTGTTGATCTCCTGGGCCAGGCCGATCATGCGCAGGGGGTGGCCCGGGGTGCGGGTGGTGTGGGGGAGGTAGTTCGGGTCGAGGGGGACCCCGTGGCCGCCGACGCCGGGTCCGGGGCGGAACGCCTGGAAGCCGTACGGCTTGGTCTCGGCGCAGCGGATGACGTCCCACAGGTCGACGCCGAGGTCGTGGCAGAGCACGGCCATCTCGTTCATGAGGGCGATGTTGACGTGCCGGTAGTTGGTCTCCAGGAGCTGTACCGTCTCGGCCTCGCGCAGGCCGCGGGCCCGGACCACCTTCTCGGTGAGCCGGGCGTAGAAGGCGTGCGCGGACTCGGTGCAGGCGGGGGTGAGGCCGCCGATCACCTTGGGGGTGTTGGAGATGCCGTGCGTGCGGTTGCCCGGGTCGAGGCGGCTGGGGGAGTAGGCCAGGTGGAAGTCCCGGCCGGCCCGCAGCCCGGAGCCCGCCTCGAGGACGGGTCGCAGGTAGTCCTCGGTGACGCCCGGGTGGACGGCGGACTCGAGGATCACGGTGGTGTGCGGGCGGAGCCGGGCTGCGAGCACCTGGCCCGCCTCGCCGATGGCGGAGAGGTCCAGTGCGCGGTCGGCGCCGAGCTGGGTGGGGGCGCAGATGACGGCGGTACGGACCCGGCCGAGCTCGGCGGGGTTGGTGGTGACCCGGAAGCCGGCCGCCGACATGCGGCGGATCTCGGCGGCGGTGAGGGTGGAGTCCGTGACCGGACCGCTGTCGTAGCCGACCGTCTCGATCCCGGCGGCCACGGCCGCCTGGGCGAGGGGGAGGCCGAGATGGCCGAGTCCGATGACGGCGAGGTCTGCGGGCATGGGGGTGCCGTCCCTTCCCTGACATGAGGGGGATGCGCGCGCAAGCCCTGTGGACGCGGAAAGCCCCCGGGAGCTGGCGCAATGTCAGACTAGGCGTATATATGACAGATATGTCGCATTCCGGAGTGGTGGTCGCCGTTGTGTTGTCCACAGGCGGTGGCTGATGTGGGTGCGGGCGGTCAGAATCATGGAACGGGGAATGTGAGCGGGATCACCCCGCACGACGCGGGGAGCACCCGCACCAACGGGAGGCAGCCGTGAGGACAGCGACACTGGGACCGGCGCAGCGCGCCGAAGCCCTCGCCCGGATGGCCGAGCGGGAGCTGGACGTACTGGTCGTGGGCGCGGGCGTGGTCGGCGCCGGCACGGCGCTCGACGCGGCGACCAGAGGGCTGTCCACCGGTCTGGTGGAGGCGCGCGACTGGGCCTCCGGCACCTCCAGCAGGTCGAGCAAGCTCATCCACGGCGGCCTGCGGTATCTGGAGATGCTCGACTTCGCCCTGGTGCGGGAGGCGCTGAAGGAGCGCGGCCTGCTCCTCGAGCGCCTCGCGCCGCACCTGGTGAAGCCGGTGCCGTTCCTCTACCCGTTGCAGCACAAGGGCTGGGAGCGGTGGTACGCGGGATCGGGCGTGGCGCTGTACGACGCGATGTCCGTCTCCAGCGGGCACGGCCGGGGCCTGCCGGTGCACCGGCACCTCTCGCGCAAGCGGGCCCTGCGGGTGGCCCCGGCCCTGCGCAAGGACGCGCTGGTGGGCGCGCTGCAGTACTACGACGCCCAGATGGACGACGCGCGGTATGTGGCCACGCTGGTGCGGACGGCCTCGGCGTACGGGGCGCACTGCGCCAACCGGGCGAGGGTGATCGGGTTCCTGCGCGAGGGCGAACGGGTGGTCGGCGCCCGGGTCCGGGACGTCGAGGGCGGCGGGGAGTACGAGATCCGCGCGAAGCAGGTCGTGAACGCCACCGGGGTGTGGACGGACGACACCCAGGCGCTGATCGGGGAGCGCGGGCAGTTCCACGTCCGGGCGTCGAAGGGCATCCACCTGGTCGTACCGAAGGACCGGATCCACTCGACCACCGGGCTGATCCTGCGGACCGAGAAGTCGGTGCTGTTCGTCATCCCGTGGGGGCGGCACTGGATCGTGGGGACCACGGACACCGACTGGGACCTGGACAAGGCGCACCCGGCGGCGTCGAGCGCGGACATCGACTACCTGCTGGAGCACGTGAACTCGGTGCTGGCGGTGCCGCTGACGCGGGACGACGTCCAGGGCGTGTACGCGGGCCTGCGGCCGCTGCTGGCCGGGGAGTCGGACGCGACGAGCAAGCTGTCGCGCGAGCACACGGTGGCGCATCCGGTGCCGGGGCTGGTGGTCGTGGCGGGCGGCAAGTACACGACGTACCGGGTCATGGCCAAGGACGCGGTCGACGAGGCGGTGCACGGGCTGGACCAGCGGGTGGCGGAGTGCGTGACGGAGGACGTGCCGCTGGTGGGCGCGGAGGGGTACCGGGCGCTGTGGAACGCGCGGGCGCGGACGGCGGCTCGGACGGGGCTTCACGTGGTCCGGGTGGAGCACCTGTTGAACCGGTACGGGTCACTCGCGGAGGAACTGCTGGACCTGATCGCCGCCGATCCGGGGCTGGCTGAGCCGGTGTCGGGCGCGGACGACTACCTGCGGGCGGAGATCGTCTACGCGGCCTCGCACGAAGGGGCGCGCCACCTGGACGACGTGCTGACGCGGCGGACGCGGATCTCGATCGAGACCTTCGACCGGGGGACGCGCTCGGCGCGGGAGTGCGCGGAGTTGATGGCGCCGGTGCTGGGCTGGGACAAGCAGCAGATCGAGAAAGAAGTGGAGCACTACGAGAAGCGGGTCCAGGCGGAGCGGGAATCGCAGCGCCAGCCGGACGACCAGACGGCGGACGCCGCGCGGCTGGGGGCGCCCGACATCGTTCCGTTGTAACTCCGGGATGCGGAAGGGGGAACCGCGGACCCGGGGCGCCCGTCCGTTGCGGAGTGAGGAACAATGAAGGTTCTGCCGGGGCGGGTTACGCGGACCCCGGCCGCCGGGTCGCTCGGCCGCCGGGTTGGTCGGTCGCCGGGGCAGGCGGAGCAGCGGCACGATCGCAGAGGGGACGCATGTCGAAGCCGGAGCACGGGGCGCCTGCGGCGAAGCCCGAAGAGGTGGGGGCTGCGGCTCCGGCTGCGTCGGCCGAGGCCGCGCCCGCCGAGGACGCGAAGCCCGCGGCTGCGAAGCCGGGGTTGACGAAGGCGGAGCCGGGGGGCGGGAAGCCCGAAGCCAAGGGCGCGGAGCCCGCGGTCGAGGCGGAGCCCGAGGACGCGAAGCCTGCTGCCGAGGCGGAGCCCGAGGACGCGAAGCCTGCTGCCAAGGCGGAGCCCGAGGATGCGAAGCCCGCGGCCGAGGATGCGAAGCCTGCGGTCGAGGCGGCGTCCGAGGGCGCCGGGCCTGCGGCCCAGGCGGAGCCTGACGATGTGAAGCCGGCGGCCAAGGCCGAGCCGGCGAAGCCCGTCAATCCCGTGGTGGAGAAGGCCGATGCCGTGGCCGCCGAGGTCAAGGCCCGGGCCGAGGCCGCCAAGTCGGCCGGAGACGGCCAGGACAAGGGCCGGCTGCTGGCCGGCCGCTACCGGCTCGGTGCCGTGCTCGGCAAGGGCGGCATGGGCACCGTCTGGCGGGCCCAGGACGAGACCCTGGGCCGGACGGTCGCCGTCAAGGAGCTCCGCTTCGGCAGCGGCGTCGACGAGGACGAGAAGCGACGCCTCATCACCCGCACCCTGCGCGAGGCCAAGGCCATCGCCCGGATCCGCAGCGGCGGAGCCGTCACCGTCTACGACGTCGTCGACGAGGACGCCCGGCCGTGGATCGTCATGGAGCTCATCGAGGGCCTCTCCCTCGCCGAGTTCATACGGGAGAACGGCGCCCTCACCCCGCGCCGTGCGGCCGAGGTCGGCCTCGCGGTGCTCGACGTGCTGCGCGCCGCCCACGGACAGGGCATCCTGCACCGGGACGTCAAACCGTCCAACGTGCTCATCGCCCCCAACGGCCGCGTCGTCCTCACCGACTTCGGCATCGCGCAGGTCGAGGGCGACCCCTCCGTCACCTCCACCGGCATGCTCGTCGGCGCCCCCTCCTACATCTCGCCCGAGCGCGCCCGCGGCCACAAGCCCGGCCCGCCCGCCGACATGTGGTCGCTCGGCGGACTGCTGTACGCCGCCGTCGAGGGCGTGCCCCCGTACGACAAGGGCTCGGCCCTCGCCACCCTCACCGCGGTCATGACCGAGCCGGTGGACCCGCCCAAGAACGCCGGCCCGCTGACCGAGGTCATCTACGGCCTGCTCGCCAAGGACCCGGCCCAGCGTCTGGACGACGTCCGGGCACGGGCGATGCTGGGCGCCGTCATCAACGCGCCCGAGCCCGAACCGGTCCGGGTGCCGGCGCCGCCCGCCGAGCAGACCCGCCAGATCTCGCTCGCCGACGCCCAGGAGGCCGCCGAGAAGGCCGCCGCGGAGAAGGCGGCCGAGAAGGCGGCCGAGAAGGCGGCGAGGAAGGAACGCGAGCGCAAGGAGCGCGAGCAGCGCGAACGCGCCCGCGCCGCGCTGAAGTCGGCCCGCAAGGCGGCGGCGGCAGCGGCGGCCACGACGGCCGCCACGGCCGCGGAGCCCCCGGCGGACAAGTCCGCGCCCCATTCCTCCGCCAAGGCCCCCCGGGTGGCCGCCCCGCTCACCGATGTCATGCCGCGCCGCACGATCGCGCTCGCGATAGCCGCCGTGGTGGTCGTGCTCGCGGTGGTCGGTTCGCTCATCGCCTACGCCGTCGGAGGCGACGACGCCGACGGCCGCAAGGACGAGGGCAAGGGTGGCCAGGGCAACCCCTCCGCGTCCGCGAGCCAGACGCCGGGCGGAGCCGGGCAGAGCCCCCAGCCCTCGGCCAAGCCCGGTGAGCCGGGCGGCGGCGCGGACAACGGCAACGCCACTCCCGGCGACCAGGGCCAGCAGAGCCCCGGCACCGGCCAGAACCAGGGGCAGAACCAGGGCCAGGGCCAGGGCGCACAGCCCGGGGGCGGGGGGAGCGGCATACCCGCGGGCTATGTGATGGTGACGGAGCCCGGGTTCCACTTCTCGATGGCGATGCCCCAGGGCTTCCACCAGACGGCGACCGCGGGGGATAACTCCGGCGGGATATACAGCCGCGACGGCGGATTCCCCCGGATCCAGGTCGACCACACCGCCACTCCGGGCGACGACGCCCGGTTGGCCTGGGCCCAGCTGGCCCCCGCCGTGGCGAGCAGCAGCAAGGGGTACCGCCAGATCGGGATCAACCCGACGAGCTACCGGAACTATCCCACCGTCGCCGACTGGGAGTTCGAGAGGGAGCAGAGCGGCATCCGGGTCCGCGTGCTCAACCGCGGCTTCAAGGTGGACGCGACGCACGGCTACGCCATCATGATCAGTTGCGCCGCGGACCAGTGGGACGGCCCCGAGTGCACCCAGATGCGCAACACCGCCTTCGAGACCTTCCAGCCGCTCGGCTGACCTCGGGACGCGGGCGGCCCCGGAGACGTATCGTGTCAGCGGGGCCACGGGGGTGCCCCCAGCACTCGGGGGAGGCGATGTGGAGGACTACGCGGGCCGGATCCTGGCCCACCGCTACCGTCTGCCGCTGCCGCCGACGGACGAGTACGAGCTGGTGGAGACCCGCGCCTTCGACACCCGCAGCGGGCAGGAAGTGCTGGTCCGGCAGGTGCCGTTGCCGGAGGTCGTGGACGCCGAGCTGCTGGACGGGCACGGGTCCGTGCCGGTGTCCGGGCAGCGTGCGCCGGGCGATCTGCCGGCCGTGCGGCGGGCGATCGAGGCGGCGCAGGCCGCGGCCGCCGTCCCCGACCACCCCCGGCTGGACCAGGTCTTCGACGTGTTCGCCGAGGGCGGGTCGCTGTGGATAGTGAGCGAACTGGTCCCGGCCAGGCCGCTGGCGGCGCTGATCGCCGATGAGCCGCTGACCCCCTACCGGGCGGCGGAGGTGGCCTCGGACGTACTGACCGCGCTGCGGGTGCTGCACGCGCACGGCTGGACCCACCGCAACATCACCGTAAGGACGGTCCTGGTCTGCGACGACGGGCGGGTCGTGCTGACCGGCCTCGCGGCCGGCGCGGCGGAGGAGGCCCTGTGCGGCTACGACCCCGTGCCGGGCGGTGACGCCACCGGCGGGGGTACGGGCTGGGGCGGCGGCGCCCCGGCTCCGCCCGCCGCGGGCCAGGACCCCGGACCGGGCCCCGCCGGACCGCGCCCCGCCGGGCCCGAGGCGGAGCCCTACGGCGGCGGGTACGCGCCTCTGGTGGCCCCGGGCTATGACACCGGGCCGCGGTACACCGACCACATCACCCCCGAACGCCCCGAGGACCGGCCCGAACTCAAGGCCGCCGCCCGGGCCGGGGCCATCGCCGCGTACCGGGCGGGGGCACGGGCCGCCGCCGCCGAGGTCGGCGAGCAGCGCCAGTCCGACCCCATCGTCGTACCGGAGCCGAGGCCGCAGGGGTCGACGCTGCCGCAGGGGTACTCGTACCCGTACGGCGGCCCCGAGGCCGGCAGCGCCCAGCCCTGGCACGGCGCGACCCCCCGCCGCCCGGCCCTCACGCCCCCCGAGCCCGGCCGGGAGCAGGAGCCGGAGGCGGCACAGGCACCGCACGCACCGCAGCCAGGCCCGGCGCCGCAGGCAGGGCTCCCGGCGCGGGCAGGGGCAGTGCCGCAGCCAGGGCCGGCGCCGCAGCCACAGTCGGCGCCGCAGGCAGGGCACGCCCCGCAGGCAGGGCACGCCCCGCAGGCAGGGCACGCCCCGCAGGCAGGGCACGCCCCTCAGGCAGGCCCGGCAGCGCAGCCACCGCAGGCCCCCGCCCTGCCCGCCCAGCTCGCGCTGCCGCAGGGATACCGCCAGGCCGACACCCCCGAACGCGCCCCCTCCACCCCGTATTCCACCCAGCCGGTCCCGCAGCCGGCCGCCGACTGGGCCGGCCCGCGCAGCGGCCTCGACGCCGAGCGGGCACGCCAGACGCGGATGGCGGTCGTCGGTGCCGTCACCGAGCGGTGGGCCCCCGAGCAGGCCCGGCACGTCACCGGGCCCTGGCAGCTGGCGGCCCCCGTCGGCCCCGCCACCGACCTCTGGGCGCTCGGCGCGCTGCTCTACCGGGCCGTCCAGGGGCATGCCCCCTACCCCGAGGAGTCCGTCGCCGAGCTCGTCGAGATGGTCTGCTCCGAGCCCCCGGCCTTCGCCGAGGAGTGCGGAGCGCTCCGGCCGGTCGTCGAATCGCTGCTGCGTCAGGACCCGACCGAGCGCCCGGACTTCGAGGAGCTCCGCGGCTGGCTGCGCTCGCTCGTACGGTCCGCCCCCGAGCCCGACGCGGGCCTCGCCATGCTCCCGATGCCCGATCCGGACCCCGCGCGGCTGCCCGTCGTACGCCGCCGCGGCGACCTCCACGGGCGGCACCGCAATCCCGCGGCCCCCCGCAAGCCCCGTGCCCTGGGCCGGACCCTGCTCCTCGGGATCCTGCTCCTGCTCGCCGGGGCCGTGGCGTACGCGATGCTGTTCATGCCGCGCTCCGCCGATCCGGACGGCCAGGGCGGGGCCGCGCCGGCCCCGCCGAAGCAGAGCCCGTCCCGGATTCCCACCGCAGCGCCCGAGTCCAAGCCCGCGCCCCAGACGACGACACCGCCCCCGGCGGCGGCGACCCCCGCCGCGCCCGCCCCGGCCGGCTACACCACCCAGCAGGACCCGGAGCACTTCGAGATCGCCGTCCCCGACGGCTGGGAGCGCCGCGGCATCAACGAGGCCGGCCAGGTCCGCTACACCAGCGGGCAGTTCACCCTCACCGTGGTCCCCGGCCGGGACAAGGTCGAGGGCAACCCGGACCCGGCGGCGTACCAGAAGGACAAGGAGCAGGAGCTGACGCCGTACCGCACCTCCACCTGGTCCACCGTCGGCGACGTCAAGACCACCAAGGTCGGCCAACAACTGCGCGCAACGGGCCGCTACACATGGATCGACGGCACCGGGCGCAGCGTCTTCGCCCGCAACTTCGTCGTCGCGCTCGGCGGCAGCTACCACGTGGTCATGGTCACCGGCCCGGAGGACGAGCAGGGAAAGGTCACCGAGGTCTTCGAGAAGGCCACGACGAGTTACAAACCGGGCGGCTGACGGGTGCCTGACGGGCGGTCAGTGCGGCGATTGCGTCACAGTGCGGGCTTTCCGCGGCCGCGCGGTTCCGACACCGGCCGCGGGCTCCGTAATCTGGCCTGAAGTGCGGAGAGCGGCGGGTTTTTGTGGAACAGCAGACAGGTGGGGGCGCCGTGCTGGCGGGCCGGTACCGGCTCATCGAGCCGATCGGCCGGGGCGGCATGGGCAAGGTGTGGCGCGCGCATGACGAGCTGCTGCACAGGACCGTCGCCGTCAAGGAACTGACGGCCGGACTGTACGTGGCCCAGGCCGACCGGGACGTCATGCACGCCCGGACGCAGAAGGAGGCCCGGGCCGCGGCCCGGATCCAGCATCCGGCGGTCGTCACCGTCCACGACGTGCTGGAGCACGACGACCGGCCGTGGATCGTCATGGAGTACATCGACGGCCCCTCCCTCGCGGACGCGGCCAAGGCGGCCGGGCGCATCGAGCCCCGCGAGGCGGCCAGGATCGGGCTGCACGTGCTGGGCGCGCTGCGCGCGGCGCACGCGGTCGGCGTACTGCACCGCGACGTGAAGCCGGGCAACGTCCTGCTGGCCAAGGACGGCCGGGTGCTGCTCACGGACTTCGGGATCGCGGCGATCGAGGGGGACTCCTCCATCACGCGCACCGGCGAGATCGTCGGCTCCATCGACTACCTGGCCCCCGAGCGGGTCACCGGCGGGACCCCGGGCACCGCCTCCGACCTGTGGTCGCTGGGCGCCACCCTGTACACGGCGGTGGAGGCCCGTTCGCCCTTCCGCCGCACCTCGCCCATCTCCAGCCTGCAGGCCGTGGTGAACGACGAGCCGCCGGCCCTGAAGCAGTCCGGCGCGCTGGCGCCGGTGATCACGGCCCTGCTGCGGAAGGATCCGGCGGACCGGCCGACGGCCGAGGAGGCCGAGCGGATGCTGCTGGAGGCGATGGAGGGCCGGGAGCCGAAGGCGGCGCAGGCGTACGTGCCCACGCGTGCGGTGACCTCGGAGGAACTCGCCCCCGCGCAGCACGGGCCGCCGGAGGAGCCGCAGGTGCCCGCCCCGGCCGGGGACGCCCGGACGGCCGCGCTGCCGGAGCCCTCCGCGCCCATGCCGCCATCCGCCCCCGCCGGGGACCGGCCGGGCGGCTGGATCAAGCGCGCCGCGGCCGTGGCCCTGGTGGCGGCGCTGATCGGTGGCGGCGGGGTGTTCGGGGTGCTCAAGTACACCGGCGGCAGCGGTTCGGGCGGCTCGGACACGACCGCGAGCGCCCCCGACGAGGCGGGTGCGGGCGGGGACTCGAAGTCGCAGAAGTCCCAGGCCGCTCCGCCGGCAGGCTGGTCCAAGGTGACCGACCCGGAGGGGTTCACCCTCTTCGTGCCGGACGGCTGGCGGCGGGAGGCGAACGGGACCCAGATCGACTACACCCCGGACAACGGCAACCACTTCATCCGGATCGCGATCGACCCGACCCCGGACTACGACAACCCGTACATGCACCTGCTCGACCTGGAGAAGCAGGTGCGCAAGCGGGCGGAGTACAAGCGTCTGCGGCTGGAGCAGAACAGCTTCCGGGACACCACCCGGGGCGCCCTGTGGGACTTCACCTGGACCGAGAAGGGGACGCTCGCCGGGCCCCGGCGGGCCAAGGAGCAGATGTACGTCGCCGCGGACGGCACGGAGTACGCGGTGTACATGTCGAGCCCCGCCGGCGCGTGGGACACGACGCGGCAGCAGTTCGACATCGTGCTCAGCGGCTGGGAGCCGCCCGCCGCGAAGCCCTGATCCCGTCATCCTGCCAGCGATCACTGGCGGACATGGCAAAATCCGGTTACCCACGGGTACCCAAAGCTTGCCGGGCGCAATACGCTCACCGCCATGACGGACTCGCAGGCCCCGGCCCCCCTCCGCACCGCACCGGCCCCCACCAACCCGGTCGCCCCGGCCCCGGCCGGCGCCCGCACCGCCGCCGACGTGGTGACCCCCGATCTGGTCGTCCGCCTCACCCGCGGGGTGATCGGCTCCGGCCGCACCGCCAACCACACCCCCTTCACCGGGGACCGGCTGGCGGAACTCCCCGAGGCCACCCCCGAGGACGTGGCCGAGGCCTTCGCGCGGGCCCGCGCCGCCCAGCCCGCCTGGGCCGCCGTCCCCGTACGCAAGCGGGCGGCCGTCCTGCTGCGCTTCCACGACCTGGTGCTCGCCCGGCAGGCCGAGGTACTCGACCTGATCCAGCTGGAGACGGGCAAGGCCCGCCTGCACGCCCACGAAGAGGTGCAGGCGGTCGCCGTCGCCGCCCGGCACTACGGCCGCAAGGCGCCCGCCTACCTGCGCCCCAAGGGCCACACGGGCGCCATACCCACCCTGACCAAGGTCACCGAACTGCGTCAGCCGCGCGGGGTCGTCGGCCAGATCGCCCCCTGGAACTACCCGCTCGAACTCTCCGTCGGCGACGCGCTGCCCGCCTTCGTCGCGGGCAACGCGCTCGTCATGAAGCCCGACACCGAGACGGCGCTGACCGCGCTGTGGGCCCGCGAGCTGCTCATCGAGGCCGGCCTGCCCGCCGAGGTCTTCCAGATCGTCCTCGGCGAAGGCCCCGTCGTCGGGCCCGAGGTCGTCCGGCACGCCGACTACGTCTCCTTCACCGGCTCCACCCGCACCGGCCGCGAGGTCGCCCGGGGCGCCGCCGACCGGCTCGTCGGCGTCTCCCTCGAACTCGGCGGCAAGAACGCCATGCTGGTCCTGCACGACGCCGACATCGAGAAGGCCGCCGCGGGCGCCGTCCGCGCCTGCTTCTCCTCCGCCGGACAGCTGTGCATCTCCATCGAGCGGCTCTACGTCCACGCCTCGATCGCCGACGCCTTCGTCGAGCGGTTCGCCGCCCGCACCAGGGCCATGCGCCTGGGCAGTTCGCTCGCCTACGGCGCCGACATGGGCTCCCTGGTCGGCGAACGCCAGCTGGAGACCGTACAGCGGCACGTGGACGAGGCCGTCGCCAAGGGCGCCACCCTCGTCGCGGGCGGCACGGCCCGCCCCGACATCGGCCCGCTCTTCTACGAGCCCACCATCCTCGACGGCGTCGAGGCGCCCATGGCGGTGTGCGGTGAGGAGACCTTCGGCCCGGTCGTCTCCATCTACCGCTTCACCGACGAGGACCAGGCCATCGCCGAGGCCAACGGCACCGCCTACGGCCTCAACTCCAGCGTCTGGACCAAGGACGCCCGCCGCGGCCATGCCGTCGCCGCCCGCCTGCGCACCGGCACCGTCAACATCAACGAGGGCTACGCACCCGCCTACGGCAGCGCCCAGGCGCCCATGGGCGGCATGAAGGACTCCGGCCTCGGCCGCCGCCACGGCTCCGAGGGCATCCTCAAGTACACCGAGGCCCAGACCGTCGCCCACCAGCGGCTGCTCCCGATGGCGCCCTCGCTGGGCATGGACGACGAGAAGTACGCGGCGTTCATGACCCGCGGCCTCCAGGTCATGAAGGCCCTCCGACTCCGCTAAAGGGGCAGCACCGTGTCTGAGCCGTACGACTACGACGTCATCGTCATCGGATCCGGCTTCGGGGGGTCGGTCTCGGCCCTGCGCCTGACCGAGAAGGGCTACCGGGTGGGCGTCCTGGAGGCCGGGCGCCGCTTCACCCGCGACAGCCTGCCGAAGAACAGCTGGGACCTGCGGAACTACCTGTGGGCCCCGGCCCTCGGGCTGTACGGGATCCAGCGCATCCACCTGCTCGGCAACGTGATGGTGCTCGCCGGCGCCGGCGTGGGCGGCGGCTCCCTCAACTACGCCAACACC is part of the Streptomyces subrutilus genome and encodes:
- a CDS encoding protein kinase — translated: MEDYAGRILAHRYRLPLPPTDEYELVETRAFDTRSGQEVLVRQVPLPEVVDAELLDGHGSVPVSGQRAPGDLPAVRRAIEAAQAAAAVPDHPRLDQVFDVFAEGGSLWIVSELVPARPLAALIADEPLTPYRAAEVASDVLTALRVLHAHGWTHRNITVRTVLVCDDGRVVLTGLAAGAAEEALCGYDPVPGGDATGGGTGWGGGAPAPPAAGQDPGPGPAGPRPAGPEAEPYGGGYAPLVAPGYDTGPRYTDHITPERPEDRPELKAAARAGAIAAYRAGARAAAAEVGEQRQSDPIVVPEPRPQGSTLPQGYSYPYGGPEAGSAQPWHGATPRRPALTPPEPGREQEPEAAQAPHAPQPGPAPQAGLPARAGAVPQPGPAPQPQSAPQAGHAPQAGHAPQAGHAPQAGHAPQAGPAAQPPQAPALPAQLALPQGYRQADTPERAPSTPYSTQPVPQPAADWAGPRSGLDAERARQTRMAVVGAVTERWAPEQARHVTGPWQLAAPVGPATDLWALGALLYRAVQGHAPYPEESVAELVEMVCSEPPAFAEECGALRPVVESLLRQDPTERPDFEELRGWLRSLVRSAPEPDAGLAMLPMPDPDPARLPVVRRRGDLHGRHRNPAAPRKPRALGRTLLLGILLLLAGAVAYAMLFMPRSADPDGQGGAAPAPPKQSPSRIPTAAPESKPAPQTTTPPPAAATPAAPAPAGYTTQQDPEHFEIAVPDGWERRGINEAGQVRYTSGQFTLTVVPGRDKVEGNPDPAAYQKDKEQELTPYRTSTWSTVGDVKTTKVGQQLRATGRYTWIDGTGRSVFARNFVVALGGSYHVVMVTGPEDEQGKVTEVFEKATTSYKPGG
- a CDS encoding succinic semialdehyde dehydrogenase, which produces MTDSQAPAPLRTAPAPTNPVAPAPAGARTAADVVTPDLVVRLTRGVIGSGRTANHTPFTGDRLAELPEATPEDVAEAFARARAAQPAWAAVPVRKRAAVLLRFHDLVLARQAEVLDLIQLETGKARLHAHEEVQAVAVAARHYGRKAPAYLRPKGHTGAIPTLTKVTELRQPRGVVGQIAPWNYPLELSVGDALPAFVAGNALVMKPDTETALTALWARELLIEAGLPAEVFQIVLGEGPVVGPEVVRHADYVSFTGSTRTGREVARGAADRLVGVSLELGGKNAMLVLHDADIEKAAAGAVRACFSSAGQLCISIERLYVHASIADAFVERFAARTRAMRLGSSLAYGADMGSLVGERQLETVQRHVDEAVAKGATLVAGGTARPDIGPLFYEPTILDGVEAPMAVCGEETFGPVVSIYRFTDEDQAIAEANGTAYGLNSSVWTKDARRGHAVAARLRTGTVNINEGYAPAYGSAQAPMGGMKDSGLGRRHGSEGILKYTEAQTVAHQRLLPMAPSLGMDDEKYAAFMTRGLQVMKALRLR
- a CDS encoding serine/threonine-protein kinase; translated protein: MEQQTGGGAVLAGRYRLIEPIGRGGMGKVWRAHDELLHRTVAVKELTAGLYVAQADRDVMHARTQKEARAAARIQHPAVVTVHDVLEHDDRPWIVMEYIDGPSLADAAKAAGRIEPREAARIGLHVLGALRAAHAVGVLHRDVKPGNVLLAKDGRVLLTDFGIAAIEGDSSITRTGEIVGSIDYLAPERVTGGTPGTASDLWSLGATLYTAVEARSPFRRTSPISSLQAVVNDEPPALKQSGALAPVITALLRKDPADRPTAEEAERMLLEAMEGREPKAAQAYVPTRAVTSEELAPAQHGPPEEPQVPAPAGDARTAALPEPSAPMPPSAPAGDRPGGWIKRAAAVALVAALIGGGGVFGVLKYTGGSGSGGSDTTASAPDEAGAGGDSKSQKSQAAPPAGWSKVTDPEGFTLFVPDGWRREANGTQIDYTPDNGNHFIRIAIDPTPDYDNPYMHLLDLEKQVRKRAEYKRLRLEQNSFRDTTRGALWDFTWTEKGTLAGPRRAKEQMYVAADGTEYAVYMSSPAGAWDTTRQQFDIVLSGWEPPAAKP